A DNA window from Campylobacter concisus contains the following coding sequences:
- a CDS encoding WGR domain-containing protein: protein MVNTLIKNTRYYKIDLSSTLFDEYLVERVYGNNTYKAPTGKRSNYFGSLLEAKEFIFKLIKSKIKKGYIEIR, encoded by the coding sequence ATGGTAAATACACTAATAAAAAATACACGTTACTATAAAATAGACCTATCATCAACTCTCTTTGATGAATACCTGGTTGAAAGAGTTTATGGCAATAATACATATAAAGCACCCACTGGCAAACGTTCAAATTACTTTGGTTCTTTGTTGGAAGCCAAAGAGTTTATTTTTAAACTAATAAAGTCAAAAATCAAAAAAGGCTACATCGAAATAAGATAA
- a CDS encoding ParM/StbA family protein yields the protein MAKAKVDDNILSIDLGYSGVKYYFKRKGKVISGKIPTAVKKIDDEDIYDEEVFEYNGSKYLIGKEAIDQDVNISLKAGTLIKNAPLLVYVVLKINNIEHKGLSLITGLSLKDFDDKGDELIEILKDFTVNDEEIKLDVSLLPQGRGIAYDYFSKNPQEDLALILDVGYNTLDFIAMKKDKLSIRNSFANTNGINIILNKLQYELNSQFDIKRTTTELNETISANNKTLKHRGEIIDFSDALKDITEDYIDSIKQDIVEKDNILERADILLIGGGGAYILRAISDDGLQKMFNFKNIVFVDDPYEFSNARGYYVRELSLKENNAE from the coding sequence ATGGCAAAAGCAAAAGTTGATGACAATATCTTGTCGATAGATTTAGGTTACAGCGGTGTAAAATATTATTTTAAACGCAAAGGGAAAGTCATATCAGGTAAAATCCCGACGGCTGTTAAAAAGATAGATGATGAAGATATTTATGACGAAGAGGTATTTGAATATAACGGATCAAAATATCTAATTGGCAAGGAAGCTATTGACCAGGATGTAAATATATCTTTAAAAGCTGGAACATTGATAAAAAATGCGCCGCTTTTAGTTTATGTGGTATTAAAAATTAACAACATAGAGCATAAGGGCTTAAGTCTTATCACTGGACTATCTTTAAAAGATTTTGATGACAAGGGAGATGAATTAATCGAAATCTTGAAAGACTTTACAGTCAATGACGAAGAAATAAAGCTTGATGTAAGTTTATTGCCCCAAGGTCGTGGAATAGCGTATGATTATTTTTCAAAAAATCCACAAGAAGATTTGGCTCTAATTTTAGATGTAGGCTACAATACTCTTGACTTTATAGCAATGAAAAAAGATAAACTTTCGATCAGAAATAGCTTCGCAAATACGAATGGCATCAATATTATTTTGAATAAATTACAATATGAGCTTAATAGTCAATTTGATATTAAAAGGACAACTACTGAACTTAATGAAACTATTTCAGCAAACAACAAAACTTTAAAACATAGGGGTGAAATTATAGATTTTAGTGATGCCCTAAAGGATATTACAGAAGATTACATCGATAGTATCAAGCAAGATATTGTAGAGAAAGACAATATCTTGGAAAGAGCTGATATTTTACTAATTGGCGGCGGCGGTGCATATATTTTAAGAGCTATAAGCGATGATGGCTTGCAGAAAATGTTTAATTTTAAAAATATAGTTTTTGTTGATGACCCTTATGAGTTTTCAAATGCAAGAGGGTATTATGTTAGGGAATTAAGCCTAAAAGAAAATAATGCGGAATAA